One stretch of Punica granatum isolate Tunisia-2019 chromosome 5, ASM765513v2, whole genome shotgun sequence DNA includes these proteins:
- the LOC116206694 gene encoding uncharacterized protein LOC116206694 — MESAGSLRHPTHEHELIRRELWKECSVVCSLCRFRFSGPTYRCLGCRFFLDESCASTEPPFQIQHPFHPEHPLTLEGTSDRPLYRCGSCRFRLDVMIAIATLPASAEREMILHIGHPHLLTSFHTNTTLSETCKLCREKIHQGKFYGCSRGCMFLLHQQCAELPPEILHHPFHPQHSLTLEDFQWGSEFKCEACSRAGYPGPGYSCSECDVRFHVHCAAWALPSRDHQAEIEHFSHQHKLRTLHQKESISELKCAVCRDGISGEVQYCYKCRFFLHKTCGDQELPREIMVHPLHPMHPLILQLKPTCNDNDQGSWSKSHKYFRRDNAPIIFRCKESCRFSLDTKCALRVLEEGLVAEIQHSAHGHPLELLIMHSYKCDACQKGLAGLTYSCKIHKCTFKMHISCAKLPLKLQHPLHPSHPLLLNTALSKEGFICSLCRKKSRGFSFSCTDCWFYLDIVCATKRPTFKHPRHEHHLARFSSSCPASLTGDKQQCNSCGKDCGYWDTPEYYGCLSCNFNLHGYCLLDLPRTVQHECHPYHPLVLFDKFVLGRPDDQYCDNCEEIRNPDHGVYRCEECWYTVHIDCVLQPKLLDYPFLHELDRKITCLDKKIKAMEIELQASRKELYALKQEKKTEALKAWRIAHSVNSEEWRGNK; from the exons ATGGAAAGCGCAGGGAGCCTTCGGCATCCTACCCACGAGCACGAGCTCATCCGGCGAGAGTTGTGGAAAGAATGCAGTGTTGTCTGCTCCTTGTGCAGGTTCCGTTTCAGCGGCCCAACCTACCGCTGTCTTGGCTGTAGGTTCTTCCTCGATGAGTCGTGTGCCTCAACAGAACCACCTTTCCAAATACAGCATCCCTTTCATCCAGAGCATCCTCTTACCCTCGAGGGGACCTCTGACCGACCCCTTTACCGCTGTGGCAGTTGCAGATTCAGGCTGGATGTGATGATAGCAATCGCAACTCTGCCAGCTTCTGCAGAGCGAGAGATGATCCTCCATATCGGTCATCCGCACCTGTTGACCTCCTTTCACACGAACACGACCCTATCTGAAACGTGCAAACTGTGCAGGGAAAAAATCCACCAGGGAAAATTTTATGGCTGTAGCCGTGGGTGCATGTTCTTGCTTCACCAACAATGCGCGGAATTGCCCCCAGAGATTCTGCATCATCCTTTCCACCCCCAGCACTCTCTCACCCTTGAAGATTTCCAATGGGGGTCAGAATTCAAATGCGAAGCATGCTCTCGTGCAGGATATCCGGGGCCTGGATACAGCTGCAGTGAATGTGATGTCCGATTTCATGTACACTGTGCTGCCTGGGCTCTACCCTCTCGAGATCACCAGGCCGAGATCGAGCATTTTTCCCACCAGCACAAGCTGAGAACTCTTCATCAGAAAGAGAGCATCTCAGAATTGAAGTGCGCGGTTTGTAGGGATGGTATATCCGGTGAAGTTCAATATTGCTATAAGTGCCGCTTCTTCCTCCACAAAACATGTGGAGATCAGGAGTTACCTCGAGAGATTATGGTTCATCCGTTGCATCCAATGCACCCTCTCATCCTCCAACTGAAGCCTACATGCAACGACAATGATCAAGGGTCGTGGTCCAAATCCCACAAATATTTCCGAAGAGACAACGCCCCAATCATATTCAGGTGCAAAGAAAGCTGCAGGTTCAGCCTTGACACAAAATGTGCCCTTCGTGTTCTCGAGGAGGGGTTAGTTGCTGAGATTCAGCACTCTGCCCATGGCCATCCATTAGAGCTTCTTATTATGCATAGCTATAAATGCGATGCTTGCCAAAAAGGTCTTGCTGGTCTGACCTATTCGTGCAAGATCCATAAGTGTACATTCAAGATGCACATCTCATGTGCAAAGCTGCCACTGAAGTTGCAACATCCTCTCCACCCTTCCCACCCGCTTCTCCTAAATACAGCATTGTCTAAAGAAGGCTTTATTTGCAGTCTCTGTCGCAAGAAATCGAGAGGCTTTTCCTTCAGTTGCACTGATTGCTGGTTTTACTTGGATATAGTGTGTGCTACAAAAAGACCGACTTTCAAGCATCCACGCCACGAGCACCACCTTGCTCGTTTTAGTTCATCATGTCCAGCAAGTCTAACCGGAGACAAACAACAATGCAATTCCTGTGGCAAGGACTGCGGCTATTGGGATACCCCTGAATACTATGGCTGTTTGTCGTGCAACTTTAATCTTCATGGTTATTGCCTTCTCGATCTGCCACGCACTGTTCAACATGAATGTCATCCTTATCATCCATTGGTGCTGTTCGACAAGTTTGTTCTTGGAAGGCCTGATGACCAGTACTGCGATAATTGTGAGGAAATCAGGAATCCAGACCACGGTGTTTATCGTTGTGAAGAATGCTGGTACACAGTTCACATCGATTGTGTGTTGCAGCCG AAGCTACTGGATTATCCTTTTCTCCATGAGCTGGATAGAAAAATTACTTGTTTggataaaaagataaaagcaATGGAGATAGAACTACAGGCGTCAAGGAAAGAACTATATGCActcaaacaagaaaaaaagaccGAGGCGTTGAAAGCATGGAGGATAGCGCACAGTGTCAATTCAGAAG AATGGAGAGGCAACAAGTGA
- the LOC116207173 gene encoding uncharacterized protein LOC116207173: MPIEPKQAYDSATLAPPPSPIPTGKGSRSAADETFVRYLNKSFHIPDLTLPDQPRSHSAVNNPDQSPSTVDFQSVTLRDRDSIGGLMKSARNFGAFLMSGHGILHKELQSSLQEAEHILGIGGGDVEFDRKIMGEQKGGRAVILRGNFRERTIKWTRELAETTERKSQYIEEVGYKLDQIAKEVIQVFSQGLADKKLPTEEWEATLSIFRYVRGDRSEPDTDLQRDQRNHGTDSDYTVTVILPLEQYTELTLRSETERGPMRFHSNADTVVVTCGKELQEWSQVGELKCASPLEPEFHRGTSLAIEYRCSLPTLHQTSRRNDCQKVSVYDQVLVVLVVTLVLKFLGHLWSWLV, from the exons ATGCCAATCGAGCCGAAACAGGCATACGACTCGGCCACTCTGGCCCCGCCCCCATCCCCAATCCCCACAGGCAAGGGATCCCGATCAGCTGCCGATGAAACCTTCGTCCGGTACCTTAACAAGTCATTTCACATACCCGATCTGACTCTACCAGATCAACCTCGCTCCCACTCTGCAGTAAACAATCCGGATCAATCACCTAGCACCGTCGATTTCCAATCGGTTACATTAAGAGATCGTGACTCGATTGGGGGGCTCATGAAATCAGCAAGAAATTTTGGTGCATTCCTAATGAGTGGCCATGGGATTCTACACAAGGAGCTGCAATCATCGCTACAAGAAGCTGAACACATTCTTGGTATCGGGGGCGGCGATGTTGAGTTCGACAGGAAGATTATGGGAGAACAAAAGGGCGGCAGAGCAGTGATCCTGAGAGGAAATTTTAGAGAAAGAACGATCAAATGGACGAGAGAACTTGCAGAGACAACAGAGCGTAAAAG TCAGTACATCGAGGAGGTTGGATACAAACTCGATCAAATAGCGAAGGAAGTGATTCAAGTTTTCTCACAAGGCCTGGCTGATAAGAAGTTGCCTACTGAGGAGTGGGAAGCTACACTTAGCATATTCAGATATGTTCGAGGCGATCGCTCTGAACCCGATACGGATTTGCAGAGAGATCAGAGGAACCATGGAACTGATTCTGATTACACCGTGACAGTCATACTTCCCCTGGAGCAATACACGGAATTAACTCTCAGGTCTGAGACTGAGAGAGGTCCCATGAGGTTCCATTCAAATGCAGATACAGTCGTAGTCACTTGCGGGAAGGAGCTACAG GAATGGAGCCAAGTAGGAGAACTCAAGTGTGCTTCTCCACTGGAACCTGAGTTTCACCGTGGAACTTCTCTTGCCATTGAGTACAGGTGCTCGCTTCCGACACTGCACCAAACTTCAAGAAGAAACGATTGCCAGAAAGTCTCTGTATATGATCAGGTGCTGGTTGTTTTGGTCGTCACCCTTGTCCTCAAATTTCTTGGACAC